The Pyruvatibacter sp. HU-CL02332 genome includes a window with the following:
- a CDS encoding Hsp20/alpha crystallin family protein, whose product MATDKGKTDLARPETSTPGLHLGDRFHRLREEMDRFANDMFGGNWLTRSPFADTAELMPGFGAGAPSIDLHESDTAITITAELPGMDEGDIDLTVKNGVLSLKGEKRYETKDDKDEARVIERRYGSFQRSFSLPDSVDDEKADAKFDKGVLTVTLPKRPGTEVPERKIGITKV is encoded by the coding sequence ATGGCAACCGACAAAGGAAAAACTGATCTCGCCAGGCCTGAAACATCGACACCGGGCTTGCACTTGGGCGACAGGTTTCACCGCCTGCGAGAGGAAATGGACCGCTTCGCCAACGACATGTTTGGCGGAAACTGGCTGACCCGTAGCCCGTTTGCGGATACCGCTGAACTCATGCCGGGGTTTGGGGCAGGCGCGCCAAGCATTGACTTACATGAGAGCGATACCGCCATCACCATTACGGCGGAATTGCCTGGCATGGATGAAGGCGATATCGACCTGACCGTGAAGAACGGCGTGCTAAGCCTCAAGGGCGAAAAACGCTACGAAACGAAAGATGACAAAGACGAAGCGCGCGTGATCGAGCGCCGCTACGGCAGTTTCCAGCGCAGCTTTTCATTGCCGGACAGCGTCGATGATGAAAAGGCCGATGCCAAGTTCGACAAGGGCGTGTTGACGGTGACATTGCCAAAACGACCGGGCACAGAAGTGCCGGAGCGCAAGATCGGCATCACCAAAGTCTGA